Proteins encoded in a region of the Gemmatimonadota bacterium genome:
- a CDS encoding DUF1697 domain-containing protein: MPRYAAFLRGVMPTNAKMPELKRAFEAAGFQEVVTILGTGNVAFDARAAGTATLARKAEAAMEEVLGRTFATIVRPMAVLQELLASDPYAPFDLTPGSKRVVTFLPEPPKRGLRLPIEEDGARILVVNGTEAFSAYVASPKGPVFMTLIERAFGKNVTTRTWDTVVKVARR; encoded by the coding sequence GTGCCTCGCTACGCGGCGTTTCTCAGGGGCGTGATGCCCACCAACGCGAAGATGCCGGAGCTCAAGCGCGCGTTCGAAGCCGCCGGCTTCCAGGAGGTCGTCACCATCCTGGGCACCGGCAACGTCGCCTTCGACGCCCGAGCCGCCGGCACGGCCACTCTCGCCCGCAAGGCGGAGGCGGCCATGGAAGAAGTGCTCGGCCGCACCTTCGCGACCATCGTCCGGCCCATGGCGGTGTTGCAGGAGCTGCTGGCCTCGGACCCCTATGCGCCCTTCGATCTCACGCCGGGTTCCAAGCGTGTGGTCACGTTCCTCCCAGAGCCTCCCAAGCGGGGCCTGCGCCTTCCCATCGAAGAAGACGGCGCACGCATCCTCGTCGTGAACGGCACGGAGGCGTTCAGCGCCTACGTGGCGAGTCCCAAGGGACCCGTGTTCATGACGCTGATCGAGCGAGCCTTCGGAAAGAACGTGACCACGCGCACGTGGGACACCGTCGTGAAGGTGGCGCGCCGCTGA
- the ettA gene encoding energy-dependent translational throttle protein EttA codes for MAEQKFIYHTYRLTKVVPPQRKILEDISISFFPGAKIGVVGPNGSGKSSLLKIMAGVDADFQGEAWAMKGTRIGYLPQEPELDPTLDVKGNVELAVKETRDLLRKFEEVSLKFGEVTDDDEMNALIEEQAALQEKIEAADAWDLERKLEIAMDALRLPPADADVSKLSGGERRRVALCKVLLEQPDMLLLDEPTNHLDAESVAWLEHHLSAFPGTIVAITHDRYFLDNVAEWILELDRGKGIPWKGNYTSWLEQKQERFRVEEKQNSARAKTLERELDWVRMAPRARQSKGKARLSAYEALLAADEREQVRTAEILIPKGPRLGDVVIRADHIKKGYDDRLLIEDLTFDVPPGAIVGIIGANGAGKTTLFRMITGQEQPDGGALEVGSTVQLAYVDQSRDALDGEQTVFEEVTGGLDTLHFGRAEVNGRAYLSWFNFRGADQQKKVGVLSGGERNRLHLAKLLKEGGNVLLLDEPTNDLDVDTLRALEDAILQFAGCVLVISHDRWFLDRVATHILAFEGDSQVVWYPGNYQDYEEDKKKRLGAEAAQPHRIKYRKLVHG; via the coding sequence ATGGCCGAACAGAAGTTCATCTACCACACCTACCGTCTGACCAAGGTCGTGCCCCCGCAGCGCAAGATCCTGGAAGACATCAGCATCTCGTTCTTCCCCGGCGCCAAGATCGGCGTGGTGGGGCCGAACGGATCGGGGAAGAGCTCGCTGCTCAAGATCATGGCCGGCGTGGACGCCGACTTCCAGGGGGAAGCTTGGGCCATGAAGGGCACGCGCATCGGCTACCTGCCGCAGGAGCCCGAGCTCGATCCCACGTTGGACGTGAAGGGCAACGTGGAGCTGGCGGTGAAGGAGACGCGCGACCTGCTCCGGAAGTTCGAGGAGGTGAGCCTCAAGTTCGGTGAGGTCACCGACGACGACGAGATGAACGCGCTGATCGAGGAGCAGGCGGCGCTGCAGGAGAAGATCGAAGCGGCCGACGCCTGGGACCTGGAGCGCAAGCTCGAGATCGCCATGGACGCGCTGCGACTGCCTCCCGCGGACGCGGACGTGAGCAAGCTCTCCGGCGGAGAACGCCGCCGGGTAGCGCTCTGCAAGGTGCTACTCGAGCAGCCCGACATGCTGCTGTTGGACGAGCCCACCAACCACCTGGACGCGGAGTCCGTGGCCTGGTTGGAGCACCACCTGTCCGCCTTCCCCGGCACCATCGTGGCCATCACCCACGACCGCTACTTCCTGGACAACGTAGCCGAGTGGATCCTGGAGCTGGACCGCGGCAAGGGCATTCCCTGGAAGGGCAACTACACGTCCTGGCTGGAGCAGAAGCAGGAGCGCTTCCGCGTGGAGGAGAAGCAGAACTCGGCCCGCGCCAAGACGTTGGAGCGCGAGCTCGACTGGGTGCGCATGGCGCCCCGGGCCCGGCAGTCCAAAGGCAAGGCGCGTCTGTCCGCCTACGAAGCCTTATTGGCCGCGGACGAGCGCGAGCAGGTGCGCACGGCCGAGATCCTGATCCCCAAGGGGCCGCGCCTGGGCGACGTGGTCATCCGCGCGGACCATATCAAGAAGGGCTACGACGACCGGCTGCTGATCGAGGATCTCACCTTCGACGTGCCACCCGGTGCCATCGTGGGCATCATCGGCGCCAACGGCGCGGGCAAAACCACGCTCTTCCGCATGATCACCGGGCAGGAACAGCCGGACGGCGGCGCGCTGGAGGTGGGCAGCACCGTGCAGCTCGCCTATGTGGATCAGAGCCGGGACGCGCTGGACGGCGAGCAAACCGTGTTCGAGGAGGTCACCGGTGGCCTGGACACGCTGCACTTCGGCCGCGCCGAGGTGAACGGCCGGGCCTACCTGTCCTGGTTCAACTTCCGCGGTGCCGACCAGCAGAAGAAGGTGGGCGTGCTCTCCGGCGGTGAGCGCAACCGTCTGCACCTGGCCAAGCTGCTCAAGGAGGGCGGCAACGTCTTGCTGCTGGACGAGCCCACCAACGACCTCGACGTCGACACGCTGCGCGCGCTGGAAGACGCCATCCTGCAATTCGCGGGGTGCGTGCTGGTCATCTCCCACGACCGCTGGTTCCTGGACCGCGTGGCCACGCACATCCTCGCCTTCGAGGGCGACAGTCAGGTGGTCTGGTATCCGGGCAACTACCAGGACTACGAAGAGGACAAGAAGAAGCGGCTGGGGGCCGAAGCCGCCCAGCCGCATCGCATCAAGTACCGGAAGCTCGTGCACGGCTGA
- a CDS encoding tyrosine-type recombinase/integrase, translating into MVEPVAQIVLVRDEDRAEITLLPGFGARELALVRALPGRRYDPARRVWLVPGAERTLAALRAAFGVERLVVRGRDPADAAGTSDRDPEGALERVRHALLLRGYGRSTAKVYLGQLRRFLTWCGDGVPRLPEDTAERAQAYLVELVEERGVSRSYQSQVVSALRFLCESVLGEPTLALRIPRPKKERLLPAVLSPGEVSRLLRKTRNPKHRALLMLLYSAGLRVSEVVRLKPEDLDLERGLLRVRRAKGRKDRYTLLAKKAVAAVTLYRDAYPTEHWLFPGEREDRHLTPRSVQRIVKRSARAAGIAKNVTTHTLRHSFATHLLEGGTNLRVIQELLGHESARTTQIYTHVAQSTLESVRSPLDNLE; encoded by the coding sequence ATGGTGGAGCCCGTCGCCCAGATCGTCCTCGTTCGGGATGAGGACCGCGCCGAGATCACGCTGCTGCCCGGCTTCGGCGCCCGCGAGCTGGCCCTGGTCCGCGCGCTCCCGGGACGTCGCTACGATCCGGCTCGCCGCGTCTGGCTCGTTCCTGGTGCGGAGCGCACGCTGGCGGCGCTGCGGGCGGCCTTCGGCGTGGAGCGCCTGGTTGTCCGGGGGCGTGACCCGGCAGACGCGGCGGGTACGAGCGACCGGGATCCCGAGGGCGCGTTGGAGCGGGTACGCCACGCGCTGCTCCTGCGGGGATACGGCCGCTCCACCGCCAAGGTGTACCTGGGGCAACTGCGGCGTTTCCTGACCTGGTGTGGGGATGGCGTCCCCCGCCTGCCGGAGGACACCGCCGAGCGTGCCCAGGCCTACCTGGTGGAGCTGGTGGAGGAGCGCGGCGTCTCCCGCAGCTACCAGAGCCAGGTGGTGAGCGCGCTGCGCTTCCTGTGCGAGTCGGTGCTGGGCGAGCCCACCCTGGCGCTCCGGATCCCGCGGCCCAAGAAGGAGCGCCTCCTCCCCGCCGTGCTGAGTCCGGGCGAGGTGTCGCGACTCCTGCGCAAGACACGCAACCCGAAGCACCGCGCCCTGCTGATGCTGCTCTACTCGGCCGGACTGCGCGTGAGCGAGGTCGTGCGCCTGAAGCCGGAGGACCTGGACCTGGAGCGTGGCCTGCTCCGGGTGCGCCGTGCCAAAGGAAGGAAGGACCGCTACACACTGCTGGCCAAGAAGGCCGTCGCCGCCGTGACGCTCTACCGCGACGCCTACCCCACCGAGCACTGGCTCTTCCCCGGCGAACGGGAGGACCGCCACCTGACCCCCCGCTCCGTGCAACGCATCGTCAAGCGGTCCGCACGGGCCGCCGGGATCGCCAAGAACGTCACCACCCATACGCTCCGGCACAGCTTCGCCACCCACCTGCTCGAGGGTGGCACCAACCTGCGCGTGATCCAGGAGCTGCTAGGGCACGAGAGTGCCCGGACCACGCAGATCTACACCCACGTGGCGCAGTCCACCCTGGAGTCG